The nucleotide sequence CTCTTTTTCCGCAGCCAAGCTGAGCTCATGCTCAGCAGTACGTTGCGCTTGAGCGGCATCAGTTTCTTGAACAGTCCAACGTTGTAGTTGAGCTTGTAAATCTTGTGATTGTTGTTGCAGGCGCTGACGCGCTTCTTGCACGTAACGAATTTGTGACTCAACCTGACTCACATCAGCATTGGTTTGATACAAATCGCCTTGAGCTTGAGAAACCTGATCTTGCAATGCGTACTGCTCAGTGCGCATTGTCTCGAGCTCAGTCTCCACGTGACGCATTTTGGCAGTCTGCTCTTCTAGGCTGACTTGGGTGTCACGAATACCATTGGCATGACGCTCCTGTTCTTTACCAGCTTCAGTCTGACGTACAAACCAGAGCAACTGCTGTTGCGACTTCATTGCAGTAGATAATTCAGCATGGCGCTCAGCAACAGTAGCCTGCTTCTCTAAACGTGTAACCTGCTGATCAAGTTCACGCAAAATATCTTCTACGCGAACTAAGTTTTCTTTTGTATCTTCAAGGCGGGAGGCGGTTTCTTTACGACGCTCTTTATATTTAGAAACACCAGCTGCTTCTTCTAAGAAAACACGCAACTCTTCTGGCTTTGCTTCCAAGATGCGGTTGATGGTGCCCTGGCCGATGATTGCGTAGCCTCTTGGACCCATACCAGTACCCAAGAAAATATCCTGAATATCTTTACGACGCACGACTTGATTGTTGACGTAATAACTAGAATTACCATCGCGTGTCAAAACGCGCTTAATACCCAATTCGGTAAAAGCACTCCACTGACCTTGAGCACGTCCCTCAGAATTATCAAAAATGAGTTCGACGCTGGCACGACCCGACGGTTTACGCAAACCAGAGCCATTAAAAATGACGTCTTGCATGGACTCGCCACGCAATTCACTAGCGCGAGACTCACCCAAAACCCAACGCACGGCGTCAATGATGTTCGACTTTCCGCAACCATTAGGACCCACAACACCGATCAATTGACCTGGCATTTCAAAGTGGGTTGGATCGACGAAGGACTTAAAGCCGGAAAGTTTGATGGATTTCAGTTGCACGGCGTACTTTGCAGGGAAAAAGGGGGTTCAAATAAGGGGGTAAAAATTATTACTAAAGTGGGAAGATGATAGCAAGCTTAAGGCTCCCCACACGGGTTTTTGCCCCACCGATATAATGATCAATCTATATCCAGGGACAAAATCCCTTAACAATCTGATAGTTAACTGAAAAGCATGAGCAAATCACCACAAAGCATCATCGATCAAGCCTGGGAAAACCGCGCAAACCTGTCTCCTGAGGCCGTTTCTGGAGAAATCCGCAACGCCGTGAACGCCGTTCTCGAGGGCCTGAATACAGGCAGCATTCGCGTTGCTGAGCGCCTCAGTGTTGGCAAATGGGAAGTAAACCAATGGGTCAAAAAGGCAGTTTTGTTGTCTTTTCGCCTAGAAGACAACAAACCCATGGGCGCTGGCGGCTATACCCAGTTCTACGACAAGGTGCCGAGCAAGTTTGAGAACTACACCGCAGAAGACTTCGCCAATGGCGGTTTCCGCGTAGTTCCCCCTGCAATGGCTCGTCGTGGCTCATTTATTGGCAAAAATGCCGTTTTAATGCCTTCCTACGTCAATATCGGCGCTTACGTCGGTGAAGGCACCATGGTTGATACTTGGGCAACCGTAGGGTCATGTGCCCAAATCGGTAAAAACGTGCATCTATCTGGTGGTGTTGGTATTGGTGGTGTTTTGGAGCCAATTCAAGCAGGTCCAGTGATTATTGAAGATAACTGCTTTATTGGCGCCCGCTCTGAGGTCGTTGAAGGCGTGGTTATTGAAGAGAATGCTGTTCTCTCAATGGGTGTTTATATTGGTCAAAGCACCAAAATCTACGATCGCGAAACCGGTGAGATCCATTACGGCCGTGTACCAGCAGGTTCTGTTGTGGTGCCAGGCTCTCTTCCTTCCGCCTGTGGCAAGTACAGCCTATACGCCGCAATCATCGTAAAGAAGGTGGATGCTCAAACTAGAGCTAAGACTGCGATTAACGAATTGTTACGTGATTAAGTCTTAAAGCTAAATATATGAGTGCCACCCTAGAGTTAACTGAAGCCCTCATCTCCTGCCGCTCGGTCACCCCAGCGGACGGAGGCTGTCAGGACCTCATTGCCAAACGCCTTCAAGCCATTGGTTTTCACACAGAGAGCGTAGTGAGTGGTCCCGAGAATTTTCAGGTTACTAATTTGTGGGCAATCAAAAAAGGTGCGTCTGGAGATCAAGGTAAGGTCTTAGTATTTGCCGGCCATACTGATGTTGTGCCAACTGGCCCACTAGAGAAGTGGACCAATGATCCGTTTACCCCAACCATTAGAGATGGCATGCTTTACGGTCGTGGGGCTGCGGATATGAAAACCTCTCTTGCAGGATTTGTCGTCGCTACCGAAGAGTTTGTCATAACCCATCCAGATCACAAAGGCACGATTGCCTTTCTGATTACTAGTGATGAAGAGGGTCCTGCGAACGATGGTACCGTCATCATGTGCGAGCGCTTGCAAAAACAAGGTCAGCGTTTAGATTACTGCGTAATTGGTGAGCCAACTTCAGTTGATCAACTCGGTGACATGATTAAAAATGGTCGCCGCGGATCACTCTCCGGCAAGCTTCGGGTTAAGGGTATTCAGGCGCATATCGCCTACCCTCACCTGGGTAAAAATCCGATTCACCTTTCAGCGCCTGCAATTCAAGCGCTAGTTGAGACTGAGTGGGATAAAGGTAACCAGTATTTCCAGCCTACGAGCTTTCAGATTTCGAATATTCATGCAGGTACTGGTGCGAACAACGTCATTCCCGGCGAGCTAGCGATTGATTTCAACTTCCGTTTCTCCACTGAAAGTAAGCCAGAGGAATTGCGTAGCCGCCTAGAAGGAATTCTCAAAGCCGCAGGTCTCGATTTTGAAATTGATTGGGTCTTGGGTGGTAGCCCATTTATTACTGGTGATGGCGCCCTTGCTGGCGCCCTACGAAAAGCCATTAAAGCTGAAACCAAAATTGATACAGAACTCTCCACTACTGGCGGCACAAGTGATGGTCGCTTTATTGCGAAGATCTGTAAGGAAGTGGTCGAATTTGGTCCGCTCAATGCTACGAGCCACAAGATTGATGAGTGCGTGATTGTGGATGATGTTGTGCCACTCAAAAATATCTATCGCAAGACACTCGAGCAACTGGTTGCTTAAGACTGTTTCGTCAATTACTCTTTCTTATAAACACTCCTCATGGACCCTGCGCCCCAGCAATCTCTGACGCTTGATCAATGTATTGATCACATTGCACAACAACTAGAGGCAGCAGATTTACATTATGGTCATGGTGCTATTGATGCGCAAAGTGAAGCCCTCTGGATTGCCAGTAAACAGCTTGACTTAAGCCCTGCAGATGCGCTGGATCACTTAGAGCAAGTGATGAGTGCCGAGCAAATTGCTCAGGCGCTTGAAGTGACGAAAACCCGCATCTCCACACGCAAGCCATTAGCCTATATCTTGGGTGAAGCCTGGTTAATGGGTGTGCCTTTTTTCTCCAGTGAGCAGAGCATTGTTCCCCGCTCCTGGATAGCCGAGCTCATCGTCGATGGCTCGCTAGAGCCTTGGTTGCCGGCTGATGGCAAAGCGCTCGATCTTTGTACTGGCAATGGCTCTCTAGCGATTTTGTTAGCCTTAACTTGTCCCGATATTCATGTCAGTGCTTGTGACATCAGTTTGCCTGCATTAGCAGTGGCGTCTCGCAATCTCGATCGTCATAGCCTGACTTCACAGATAGAGCTTTTTGATGGTGATCTCTGGGATGCGCTACCAGAACCTCATGAAGATAATCTTTTTGATCTCATCATTTGTAATCCGCCTTACGTCAATACCAACTCGATGAATGCCCTGCCCGCTGAATACCATGCGGAGCCTGCTATTGCATTAGCCGGTGGCGATGATGGCATGGATCTGATTCGGAAGATTATTGCTGGTGCTCCCGACTATCTATCTGAGCGTGGCGCCATTCTGATTGAGATTGGCAATGAGTATGAGTACTTTAAAAAGGCTTTCCCTCAAATCCCAGTCATCTGGATGGAAGTATCTGCAGGCGATGAGCAAGTACTACTGATTCAAGCAGAAGACTTACGCTAAATTACATCCTGAGATTTAACTAAGCTCTGCTGCTGCAGAAATAGCTTGATCAATACGCTCTACCGGTATCACCCTTAATCCCGGAATCTTTGTCTTCGGCATATTGGCCTTCGGGATGATTGCTACAGTAAATCCAAGTTTAGCGGCCTCTTTTAAGCGTTCCTGACCCCTCGGGCAGGGGCGAATTTCTCCAGCTAAACCAACTTCACCAAATACGATCAGCTCTTTAGGCAGGGCCTTATTGCGAATCGAAGACTGGATTGCTAACAGCACTGCTAAGTCAGCTGCTGGCTCTGAGATCTTCACACCACCAACCGCGTTTAAGAAGACATCCTGATCAAAGCAGGCAACACCAGCATGACGATGAAGTACCGCTAAGAGCATGGCTAAACGCGCTTGCTCCAAACCAACGGCTAGGCGACGTGGATTAGGAATATGCGCAGTGTCTACTAGTGCCTGAATTTCTACCAACAGTGGGCGACTGCCCTCTTGTGTAACCAATACGCAGGCACCCGGAACCATCTCTGCATGCTGCGATAAGAAAATCGCTGAAGGGTTGGCAACGCCACGCAGACCTTTTTCGGTCATCGCAAATACACCGAGCTCGTTGACTGCACCAAAGCGGTTTTTAATCGAGCGCACTAATCTAAATGAAGAATGTGTATCACCCTCAAAATACAAGACGGTATCGACAATATGTTCCAGTACACGAGGGCCTGCTAAATGACCATCTTTAGTCACATGTCCCACCATTAACACGCAAATGCCGCTAGATTTAGCAGCCCTAGTTAATTGCGCAGCACACTCTCGTACTTGCGCAACCGAGCCTGGTGCCGAACTGAGTACCTCTGAATACAAAGTCTGAATCGAATCGACCACCAAGACCTGCGGCTTCACCGTATCCATAATGGATAAGAGCTTTTCTAACTGAATCTCAGCGAGCACTTCTAATTGTGGCGCATCGAGTGCAATACGTTTTGCACGTAATGCAATTTGCGCTGCAGACTCTTCGCCACTGCTATAGAGTACGTTCATACCAGCAGCACTCATCTCAGCGAGGGCTTGGAGCAAGAGAGTGGATTTACCAATCCCAGGATCGCCACCTAAGAGCACAACACCACCAGGAACTAATCCACCACCTAGTACGCGATCAAACTCTTCTACGCCAGTACTAAAGCGCGGGAGATCTTCAGCCGAAATAGCAGATAGCTTTTGACGGGGAAGTGACTGCGCCAATCCCTGAAAGCGAGTATTTGAGCTCACCTCAGGCAAGCCCTCCTCCAGCGTGTTCCATGCCTGACATGAGGGGCATTGACCTTGCCATTTGGCAGAGGTCCCACCGCATGACTGACAAATATAGATTGTTTTTATTTTAGCCAATGGATTAATCGAGCTGAGTGCCCGCTTTGTTTTCTTGAGCACGTTTAGGTGCATCTTTACGGCGCTGTTCTAAATCGGCTGCACGAGCGGCGGCTGCTTTTTGCTTCTCTTCAAATTCTTTTTGGTTAGCTGAGCGCTCAGCTGCTTTTTCAGCAGAAGCACGTTCAGCAATCTTAGCGGCATCGCGTTGATCTTTAATACTGGCGCGTAACTTGCGCTGCACTTCATGTAACTCAACCTCTTGCACACGAATGGGATCGATTTCTTTACGATATAGCGCACGTGAATCTTTTAAGCAATCATTAACCCAATACTTTTGATAGCACTCTGAATT is from Polynucleobacter sp. MG-Unter2-18 and encodes:
- the prmB gene encoding 50S ribosomal protein L3 N(5)-glutamine methyltransferase; protein product: MDPAPQQSLTLDQCIDHIAQQLEAADLHYGHGAIDAQSEALWIASKQLDLSPADALDHLEQVMSAEQIAQALEVTKTRISTRKPLAYILGEAWLMGVPFFSSEQSIVPRSWIAELIVDGSLEPWLPADGKALDLCTGNGSLAILLALTCPDIHVSACDISLPALAVASRNLDRHSLTSQIELFDGDLWDALPEPHEDNLFDLIICNPPYVNTNSMNALPAEYHAEPAIALAGGDDGMDLIRKIIAGAPDYLSERGAILIEIGNEYEYFKKAFPQIPVIWMEVSAGDEQVLLIQAEDLR
- the dapE gene encoding succinyl-diaminopimelate desuccinylase, translating into MSATLELTEALISCRSVTPADGGCQDLIAKRLQAIGFHTESVVSGPENFQVTNLWAIKKGASGDQGKVLVFAGHTDVVPTGPLEKWTNDPFTPTIRDGMLYGRGAADMKTSLAGFVVATEEFVITHPDHKGTIAFLITSDEEGPANDGTVIMCERLQKQGQRLDYCVIGEPTSVDQLGDMIKNGRRGSLSGKLRVKGIQAHIAYPHLGKNPIHLSAPAIQALVETEWDKGNQYFQPTSFQISNIHAGTGANNVIPGELAIDFNFRFSTESKPEELRSRLEGILKAAGLDFEIDWVLGGSPFITGDGALAGALRKAIKAETKIDTELSTTGGTSDGRFIAKICKEVVEFGPLNATSHKIDECVIVDDVVPLKNIYRKTLEQLVA
- the dapD gene encoding 2,3,4,5-tetrahydropyridine-2,6-dicarboxylate N-succinyltransferase; translated protein: MSKSPQSIIDQAWENRANLSPEAVSGEIRNAVNAVLEGLNTGSIRVAERLSVGKWEVNQWVKKAVLLSFRLEDNKPMGAGGYTQFYDKVPSKFENYTAEDFANGGFRVVPPAMARRGSFIGKNAVLMPSYVNIGAYVGEGTMVDTWATVGSCAQIGKNVHLSGGVGIGGVLEPIQAGPVIIEDNCFIGARSEVVEGVVIEENAVLSMGVYIGQSTKIYDRETGEIHYGRVPAGSVVVPGSLPSACGKYSLYAAIIVKKVDAQTRAKTAINELLRD
- the radA gene encoding DNA repair protein RadA is translated as MAKIKTIYICQSCGGTSAKWQGQCPSCQAWNTLEEGLPEVSSNTRFQGLAQSLPRQKLSAISAEDLPRFSTGVEEFDRVLGGGLVPGGVVLLGGDPGIGKSTLLLQALAEMSAAGMNVLYSSGEESAAQIALRAKRIALDAPQLEVLAEIQLEKLLSIMDTVKPQVLVVDSIQTLYSEVLSSAPGSVAQVRECAAQLTRAAKSSGICVLMVGHVTKDGHLAGPRVLEHIVDTVLYFEGDTHSSFRLVRSIKNRFGAVNELGVFAMTEKGLRGVANPSAIFLSQHAEMVPGACVLVTQEGSRPLLVEIQALVDTAHIPNPRRLAVGLEQARLAMLLAVLHRHAGVACFDQDVFLNAVGGVKISEPAADLAVLLAIQSSIRNKALPKELIVFGEVGLAGEIRPCPRGQERLKEAAKLGFTVAIIPKANMPKTKIPGLRVIPVERIDQAISAAAELS